Part of the Wolbachia endosymbiont (group B) of Eucosma cana genome, AAATTTCTGGCAAAAGACGCCACTTACAGCCACTCCGAACCATATACCAAACCGCTTCCATAAATATTCTCAACCTCTTCTCATTTTTGCTGTGTATTCCTTTGACTCCCTTTAAGAATTCAAAAGTTTGTTCCCATTTTCTTTTTTCTATGTAATATTCCATTGATAGTTTCTCTATATTATTCACGGTCTCTTTTTCCTTATTTCTCCTACTTTTTCTTTACTTTATTTTCTCACAGTATATTTTGTTTACAGAACCTAGGAGTGCAAGCGTTTATGAGTCAGAGGATAAGTCATATAACATTTACTCGGTCTTAATACTTTGAATTTATATTTGAGTAAACGATAAACAGTAATTGGTATGAGTGATCTATTTAAAAGTGACAATTATGATAAAAATCTCAATTCTTTGATAAGAGTCATAAAGCTGAAGGATACAAAAAAAATTAATGAACAATATGATGAAACACTGAAAGATTTATCTCAAGCTCTGAAGAATTTTACAAACAACGCAAAAGATGTAGCTAAGTTTGTTATATATAGTGACTTGAATAATTATGTAGAACCTTTGAGCACAAAGCCACTCGGTTTTATTGGAACATTAAAAGGAATATTAGATAGAGTCTTGGGAAAAGATATTCCAACTAATGATAATGACATAAAAAATTTTGTTGGTGATGAATTATCAGGTTTCACTATAGAAAAAGCAGCCGAGTACTCAAATATTTTAAGTACAATTAATCTATTCAAGAAAGGACTTAAAGAAATTTTAGATTCGAAGCAGAGTGGAAAAAACAATAAAGAACATAAATCATATGAAGTAAGCTCAAAAAATAAAACAACATCAAAGCAGAAGGAAGATACTTTCAAGCTGCAAAAAGGAAAACAGCCGGCAGGAAAAAAGAAAATAAAACGGCCAACAACGGCACCTCCACCACCTCCTACTGACTCAAAAAAGGTACACTTTAAAACAGAAATAGAGAATGTATCTCCTGAAGATTCAGGCTATGAAAGTTCATTAAGTGAAGAGTCTGGACATGAGGAAATATCAAATTATCAAGAGAAAAAGAGTAAAGCGTCAACGAAAGATTCGCGGCACTCAAAGTTGCCTAAAGAGGAGCCAATTCACAAAACGAAACCTAAGAAAAATGCAGGAACAAGAAGAGGATATAAAAAGAGACAAGCTCCAGAGCCACCAGCGCTAAACGCTACCAATCAAGAAATTAGGCAAGAAACTAAAGAAGATAAATCTGAAATACTGTCAAATCCTAAAAGGCTAGATATTGTTGATCAACAAGTGAGCACGAAACCAATAATAGTAGAAGTGACTTCGCAAAAATCAGCTGAAAGTAAACCAATCCTGAAAAAATCTGCTGATAAAGCAGCATCAGAAGTAAAAGCGGTTATTATAAAAGAAAAAGTAAATAGCAAGAAGGACGGTAGAGTAAAGTCAATGGTAGAAAAATTTGAGCAAAATCAAATTGCTAAGAGCAAAGCCACCCCTGCAACACAAGCAGATATTGGTATGAAGAAAGATCCTGCACCATCGCAAAAAACATCCTCCCAATCTCACTCATTTCCGGTAGGAAATAAAAGATCTAAAATGAACCCCATAACAGCAAAGTCCGATTGTAAACTTCCGGTTAGTAAAAAACCTCTTCTCACTCATGTTAGTGTAAAGAAAATAGCTGCACGATTTGAAAGCCATGGGAAGAAATAGTTGTAACTTATTGAACAAACCCTATAATATCCTTGATCTCTTTTATATTGTTATTTGCAATCTCTGCTGCTTTTTCTGCACCTTCTTTTAATATTTTATGTAAATGGAGCTGATCCGCCAAAAGACCGTTCATCTTCTCACGTATGGGTGATATAACACTGATGATTAAGCCAGCTAACTCTTTTTTAAAGTGTTTCATATCATGTTTATTCACTTCTTCACACACTTTTTCCACATTTAAATCACTAAGCACTGAATAAATGTTTACCAAATTGTTTACTTCTGGACGGCACTTTAAAGTAGCAAAATCAAAGCCTAGAATTGAATCTGTTTTTGCTTTTTCTATTTTCCTGACAATCAAGTCATCTGTATCGTCAAGGTTAATGCATGAGTATTCTGAAGAATCAGATTTGCTCATCTTGCTTGCTCCATCTCTTAAGCTCATTATCCTTGATGTACAATCCAAAGTTAAGATTTCAGGTATGATGAAATGACTACATTTATAATGATTGTTAAAAGCTGATGCAATATCACGTGCAAGTTCTAAATGCTGTTTTTGATCATCGCCAACAGGAACATATTTAGTTTGATACAGCAATATATCCGCAGCCATAAGTACTGGGTAGCTATATAACCCAAGAGAAGCTTTTTGTCTATCGCTTCCAGCCTTATCTTTAAATTGAGTCATACGATTAAGCCAACCAATTGGTGTATAGCACCCTAGCAGCCAGCCCAATTCTGCATGACCACTAACTGCGGATTGATTGAAAATAATCGACTTTTCCGGATCTATTCCACATGCAATATAAGTTGCTGCTGCTTTAAAAATATTATTTTTTAATTCATTTGCGGGAAGCTTATTTGCTGTGATTGCATGCAGATCAACAACACAAAAAAGAGATTTATATTTATCCTGCAACCCTATCCACTGCTTAATTGCACCAAGATAATTGCCCAAGTGTAATACTCCACTTGGCTGAATACCTGAGAAGACAACTTCTTCCATACCTTGAGTGTTTTATTAGTTACTTTCGCAATCAGCAGATTTTTTAGAAAGAATAACCATTGCAGGACGAAGCAACCTATTTTTAATGGTATAACCAGTTTGTAGTACTTCTACAATAGTGCCAGGCTCTTTTTCATTATCTTCTCTTTCCACAACAGCTTGATGTAAATTGCTGTCAAAAGAGTTACCTATTGGATCTATTTCTTCTATTCCATGTTTTTTTAGATCACTCACAATCTTTTGGTGCGCCACTTTTATTCCCTCATGAATAGGATCATCATCTTTCAAGTTTTCCATTGCTTTTTTTAAATTGTCACAAGAGTCGATCATATCACGTGCAAATTTTGTGACTGCATAATCACTTGCATCGCTAATTTGCTTTTGCATTATACGTTTAACGTTTTCATTATCTGCAACAGCACGGCGTAAATGATCTTCAAGCTGAACTGCACGTTCTTTTAATATATTAAGCTCTTCACTTAAATCACCTGTTTGCTGATCTTCTTGGTCATCCCCTTTTCGTTTACTGACCATATCTGCAAATTTCTTTTTTTTCTCTTTATTACTATCTGACATATCATTCACCCTTACAAACTTAATAAATATATAACAATCAATCTAAAAATATCAAGCGTTAGCTATCCTTGTCTTTCTATGCTTGCATTTAAAAAGTCAATCAAAGCAGTTTTATAAAGAGAATCAGAAAAAGTATCAATATTACTTTGCGCCATATTAATATAGTGTTTAGCTTCTTCCATAGAAACATGAATGGCATTATGATGATTAATATATTGTAATGCTTGGTCAAAATTGTGTCTAGCTGAAGAAAAAGATTTCTCCCAGAATTTTTGTTCTGATGAGCTGCCTTTTTCATATGCTATAATAGAAGGTAAAGTGACTTTACCTTCAAAGAAATCTTTTCCAAGTTGCTTTCCTAAAGTGCATTGATTAGCAGTATAATCTAGCACGTCATCAATTATTTGGAATGCCATGCCAAAATTAAACCCGAAATTCCTTAGCCTCTCTGTTTCATCACTTGTGGCTCCAGATACTACTGATGCAGCCTCGCAGCATGCAGAAAATAAAGATGCTGTCTTTTCTCCAATGATATTAAAATAATTTTTCCTAATTGTGTTAGGGTCAAAACGCGTTGTCATCTGCTTTATCTCACCCTTGACAAGCAAATTAGATGCCTTAGATAAAATAGAGAGAACACTTAAATTCCCACATTCTATAAGCCATCTAAATGCTAAGGTCAATAATAGATCACCAACTAAAATGCTTGATTTATTCCCCCAAATTTTATTTGCTGTTGCAACTCCATGGCGTGACTTACTTTCATCAAGCACATCATCATGAAGTAAAGTAGCGTTGTGTATAAATTCTACCGATGCAGCAATGTTGACCCTACTCTCTCCAGAGTAATTCAGCATTTTACATATAATAAAAATGAGCTTAGGCCTTATCTTTTTTCCTCCTGAATTAATAAGATGAGATGTAATATCGGTAGCAAGCTTAGTACCTTCATCATTGACATTTTTGAAGATAAAGTCATTCATAGCCAATAAATCAGAAGATACAATATCATCTAATTTACTACTTTTTGTTAAATCAGTGTTTAGCATTTAAGAGGACTTATGCTTCTTGCCCTTGTACTTTCTCAACTTTTTTCTTTTCTATTTTTTTCGATTCTGTTTCTAAATCTACTATGCCTTTTTTAATGAACCACATTACCCTTTCAGTTGCTTGCGCTCCTACACTTAGCCAATGTTTTAATCTATCAGCTTTTACCACAACACGATTTTTATTGTCTTTTGGCAACATTGGATCATATTGTCCTATTCTCTCAATAAAGCGTCCATCTCTTGGTGCTCGTGAGTCGGCTACAACTATCCTATAAAAAGGACGTTTCTTTGCCCCAAACCTTGCTAACCTTATTTTAACTGCCATGTCAACCTTTGTTCATATATTAATTACAATTTAAATACAATAAACAGCTCAAGTCAAACTAATTGTACCTCTTTTACCTAAAAATACAATATAGCCCCTCCAATCACTCATAAAAGGAAGATAATAAACTTTTTTATATATCATCAATCATAGCATGATTAACTTCTACTCTATACTTTGATTTTAGATAGCTAATTAACTGTTCCTTTAGCGATATCATCACACGTTTTCCGGTGTCAAGCATGTTTAATTTACCATTTGATGAATGCATTTCTTTTAGAACGCCTATTATAATTTCATTATTGTATTGAATAGGATCTGTTACCGAATTAGTTGTTTTCATATTGAAAATTTCTTCTATGAAAGAAAAAGGGTAGTTTTGTTCATTGCGTTGTATTTGCTGGCCTTTAACCAATTTTATACCTTGCATTTCTTCCAAATCTGTCTTTTCTCTTAGTTGAACTGCTACTTCTTGTCCCATTTTAAACATTTTTTCTTTTATAAATTCACTATGCCAAAGCTTTATGGCTGATTCCCTACTTTCTTCAAAACTTTGTAATTTAGGAGGAATAATATCAGTGATTTTTACACCAACAACAGTATCTCCAACACCCTTAAAATAACTCTTCTGATCTTTCTCGCGTGAAAAAATGAAAGAAATGAAATCACTGAAATTTCCTACTTCATTACCACTTTGGTCTTTTCCACTAGCATCTACTGGACCAATGGTTTGTATAGGTAAATTGTAATTATTGGAGATTTCTTCAATCGTTGCACCATTGTATATCTTATAATTCACTTGATTTATGAAATCATTGACTTTTTCAAAAGACTTTTGATTGGTTAAAACTGACCTTATGTCTTTTTTTAAATCAACCAAGTCTTCATCAGAGATTTGATGTATGCTTTCTACCTTTATTACGTGCCATCCAAAATTGCTTGTTAAAACTTCACTTACTTCACCTGTTTTGAGAGCAAATACCTTTTCTCTCATATTTTCAGGTAAGAAATCCTTAGTTATATTATTTACTCTGGTTTCTTCAAGTTTTACTTTACTGAACTCTTCTATTATGTCTTCAAAGCTTGCTTTACTTTCTTCAAGCGCTCTTCTTGCTATTTCAGCTTTTTCTTTGGTAGGAAATATCACATTGAATATGTCTCTTTGATTTTTAAGTTCCTGATGTTCTATTATACTATCAACCTCTTCATCTGAAATTCTGATTTGATCTTCAAAATATTTTTGATCCAGAGAAATGTATTGCGCAGTTCGATACTCAGGGTAATAAAAATTGGACTTATTTCTTTCATACAAATCAAGTAAGGCTTGATCATCTGGTTCAGGAACGTTTGTAATTGCATCCCCAGTTATTTTAACAATATCAATTACTCTAGTTTGGTAGCGATTTTTGTATATCTGCTCATCAACACTCTCACCAAAAGTTATCGGATAATTATCTTTAAATAACGAAGTCATGAACATCATTGCAGGCAGGATTTTCTCTAGTTTTTCTATATATTCCTTTTCTGTTATATGCAGGCTATTTAGAGTTTGATGGAATTTATTATGGTCAAATTCTCCTTTATCGTCCTGAAAGTACTTGGTATTTTTTATATGGCTTTTGATAGATTCTTCTCCAACTTTTAATCCAAGTTCGCTAATTAGGTTAAACAATAGTTTTTGCTCTATAAGTGCGTTAAGTAAATCATATTTCAGCTTTTTTACTTGTTCTTTACTTATATCAGATCCAGAAATTTGCTTTTCATAATTTTGATATAGTAATTTATATTCATCTGATGTTATCACTTCCTTTCCTACTTTAGCTAATTCTTTCCTTTCATCATCATTTGATAAAAGATTGCCAATCCCCATAAAGATTAATAAGCAAACTAAAAGGAGAACGATTGCCTTGGTAAAAAAATTTCTAATACTCATTGTAAACTCAGTTAACTAACACTTAAATTTAGAATAGCAATAATTTAATCTTTGTAAATCTATTAACAAATTAGCTAATATGTGTAATATTGCAGTATATTAAATTAAATGGGAGCTTATATTAACCTAAGGGATGAGAAATATAAACTAAAAAGCCATTGGATGACAAAGTTAATGCTTTTTTAGTTTTAATGGTTTATATTTTATTTCTATAACAGTAAAGGAATATTAAAATGGGAGATGTTTTTTCGATGTCAATGGAATCTTCTAAAGACAATAAAGATAGAAATGAACAATTTCTCATGCAAGTAGCTGCTTGGTTGGTTGATAACACTAGCTTAACTTTTGATCAAATAGCAAAATGTTGCAAGTTATCCCTTGAAAAAGTACAAGACATAGCTGATGAGGAAATAGAAGTTGAAAAGTATGACCCTATTATTTCTGAAATAATTACTGAAAAAGAAATCGATGATTGCAAAAAAAATCCAAATCGTGTACCAAATTTGATTATAAAAAATATAAAAAAAAGGGCAAAGACGGTTAGCATTCTTGGCTTTCCTTCTACAGCAAGGCGTAGAAATAAACCTAATGCAATTTGTTATTTGGTAAGAAAATTTCCTATCTTGAACAATCATGTTATAGCTAAGCTAGTTAGTACAACAAATTACACAGTTAAGCAGGTAAGAGATAGATCTCATCATAACATGCTCAATATCAAACCTCAAGATCCTGTACTACTTGGTTTATGTAGCCAGGAAAATTTAGAAGTGGAAGTAGAAAGAGCGGAAATAGAAGAAGAGAAGAAACAAAGATTAAAAAATATAAATAATAGCTATTGATGATTCTCAAATTCTTGTACTTTGTTAACATTAAATTGACTTGACTTGTTAGTTTTTATCAGTATAATGTAAGTAAAGTATCTAGTTTAATAATTAAACCTAAATACGCACTAAAAACTAGCTCAGCCTGATTTATTGTTTTATAGTCACATTTTAGGTTAGTAAGCATCAATTAAAATTTTTGGAGGATTATGACAACAATCAATGAAGATGTCTTAGCAAAAGAAAAGGTTGTAGATCAACCTGAAAAAAGTGAACAAATTCATAATGCTAACGCAGTAAAACAAATAACCAGTGAAGGTGCTGAAAAACACAAGAAAACATTGGACCTGAGCGAATTGAAAGAAAAAACAGCAGAAGAATTGTTAGAGCTAGCTGAAGAAAGAAAAATTTCAACTAGTGGTAAAGGCAATGGCAGGATGCTAAAACAGGAAATGATATTCAGTTTAATGAAGAAAATGAGTGAAGAAGGAGGCATAACCACAGGAAGTGGAGTAGTGGAAATATTGCCTGATGGTTTTGGCTTCTTACGTTCATCAAGTGCAAATTATGCTCCAAGTACCGATGATGTTTATATTTCCAATGGCCAAATAAAGAAGTTTAATTTACGTACAGGAGATATGGCATGTGGAGAAATAAGGCCACCTGGTGATAAGGAAAGATATTTTACTTTAACTAAGGTTCACAGTATAAACTCTACTGAAATCAGTGAATTAAGAAAGTACGTACATTTTGATAATTTGCTTCCACTTTATCCTGAAAAAAGCCTCATCCTTGAAAACAACAGTAGCGGAGATAATAAAAAAGATATAAACATGCGTGCTGTAGATATAGTTACACCTCTTGGAAAAGGACAAAGAGCATTGATAGTTGCTCCACCTCGTACAGGAAAAACGATATTGCTTCAGCAAATGGCTCACTCTATAGCTACAAATCATCCTGAAATAGAACTAATAGTATTACTTATAGATGAAAGACCCGAAGAGGTGACAGATATGATACGCTCTGTAAAGGGTGAAGTGGTAAGCTCTACATTTGATGAACCTGCCTACCGTCATGTCCAACTTGCTGAAATAGTAATAGAAAAAGCTAAAAGAATGGTTGAACACAAAAAAGATGTAGTGATTTTGCTTGATTCTATAACTCGTCTTGCACGTGCTTATAATGCAGTCATTCCTTCGTCTGGAAAGGTTCTAACCGGCGGTGTAGATTCAAATGCGCTGCAAAGACCAAAACGCTTTTTTGGAGCAGCTCGTAATATTGAAAATGGTGGTTCTTTGACAATCATCGCTACAGCCCTTATAGAAACTGGTTCAAAAATGGATGATGTTATTTTTGAAGAGTTTAAAGGCACAGGTAATGCTGAAATTATACTAGATAGAAAACTTGCTGATAAACGTATATTCCCTGCTATTGATATTACAAAATCCGGAACAAGGAAGGAAGAGCTATTAGTTGATAAGGCCATACTAAATAAAATATGGGTATTGCGTAGGATACTTAATCCTATGGGGTCTGTTGAAGCAATGGAGTTTTTACGTGACAAACTACTTTTAACAAAGAGCAATGCTGACTTTTTTAACTCCATGAATCACTAAAAGTAAGCCAATTCTGATGGAGCAAAAAAGCTATGTTTATACAATTGTGTACCAGTGTTGAAATGACACCCTCAGAAGGGGATTGTATCTACTCTGAATCAGATGATAAATTAGATGCTTGGTAAGCGTAATTTGGAGCTTCCTGTGTAATGATTATATCATGAGCATGACTTTCTCTTAATCCTGATGAAGTAATAGTGATAAATTTGCAGTTTTTTTTCATCTCTTCTATATTACGGTTGCCAGTGTAGCCCATTGCAGCTTGCAACCCACCAATTAACTGACAGATCACTCCTGAAGCTGGACCTTTAAAAGGAACTCTTGCTTCTACTCCTTGTGGGACTAAATCAAGTTTTGAATCTTGAAAATAACGGCTAGCTGACCCTCGTTTCATTGCACTAATAGATCCCATTCCTCGATATTCCTTATATGCTCTACCCTTATACATGATAATCTCACCTGGGCTTTCCTCAGTACCAGCAAAGATTGAACCTATCATCACAGTATCAGCACCAGCTGCAATAGCTTTTGCAACATCTCCCGAATATTTTATTCCACCATCAGCAATTAGTCTGACTTCTTTTTCTTTACAAACCTCTGCAATATTCTTGATCGCAGAGAATTGTGGCATACCAACACCTGTAACTATTCTGGTAGTACAAATTGACCCTGGCCCTATTCCAACCTTCACTGCATCAACACCAGCATCAATCAACGCTTCAGCAGCCTCTTTTGTTGTGATATTTCCACCGATTAATTGAGTATTCGGATACATCTTTTTTATTTCCTTAATAGTGCTGATAACGTTCTGGGAATGACCGTGAGCGGTATCTACAATAACCACATCAACTTCTTCTTCGATCAAAGCTTCACATCTTTCTATACCGTCTTTTTTACCAGTACCAATTGCAGCGGCAACTCTGAGTCGACCTTTACTGTCTTTACATGAATTTGGATATCTATTGTATTTTTCGATGTCTTTAACTGTGATTAGACCTATGCAACAAGAATTTTCATCAACAACCAAAAGCTTCTCTATTCTATTTGCATGCAACAATTTCATTGCTGAGGCGCTGTTTACTGCCTGCTCTCGAACTGTTACTAACTTATCTTTTGTCATTACCTCGGAAACTTTTATATTCATGTTCTGGTCTTCAATAAACCTCACATCTCGATTAGTTAAAATTCCCACTAACTTGCGTTGATCAACTACAGGAATTCCGGAATAATTATACTCTCTCATTAATGAAACTGCTTCTGCAACCGTTTTATCTGGGGAAATTGTAATTGGGTTATACACGATCCAGCTTTCATATTTTTTCACCCTTCTTACTTCTAACACTTGTTCATCTATTGATAAATTCTTATGTATGCAACCTATTCCACCATGTTGGGCAATAGCTATTGCAAAACCTGATTCAGTGACAGTGTCCATTGCAGAGGATATGAGAGGGATATTTAGTTCTATATTATTTGTTAGATAAGTTCTTGTGTCTGCATCACGAGGCAATACATCAGAATAGGCCGGTAAGAGAAGTACATCGTCAAACGAATAACAAGCTTCCATTTTTTTCATATGCTTTATTTAAAGCTTATACGCCAATTAATGAAATTGCAATAGAGCTTTTGCAAAATTAGCCTGGCTACAGCTATTTTTAGATCAAAATAGGATAGAAGAGGTATGTAGCTCCTAATATATTTATCGCAAAATTACATTATTTGCTAGCAAACAGAACTGCTCAATAGTTAAGCTTTCTGGACGTTCGTCTCCACTCAGTTTAGCATTCTCAAGAGTAGTTGAGACATCACTAGTTATACTTTGCAAGCTATTTCTCAGCATCTTTCTTCTTTGAGCGAACACAGCACGTGTTAGCTTTGTTAAGGTTTCTAAATTTACTGCAAATCTTGGAGTGGGTAAAGGTTTTACTGTAATTACTGAAGAATATACTTTTGGTCTTGGAAAAAATTCCTTAGGTTCAATATCAAATTCCTTTTTTATGTCGCATAGTAACTGGCTTAGCACTGATAGGGAACCATAATCTTTAGAACTAGGTTCTGCTGTAATACGCTCTGCTACCTCCTTTTGGAACATTAACGTCAAACTCGTAAAAAATTTTATATTATTTAACCACTTTAAAAATAACGCTACTGAGATATTGTAAGGCAAGTTAGCAATGACTTTGACTGGACATTCTACCAGCTCTTTTTCTACAACATTAAGTGCATCCGCTTCTATAATTCTATATTTTCCCTGATGCTCATTTAGCAATTGTTCGTGATGTTTCACTAAACTACTATCTTTTTCTATAGAAAGTAGAAACTTTGGATTATACGCTAATATTTCTCTTGTTAACGCACCATACCCAGGACCAATTTCAATAACATTAAAATCTTTCAGGCTACCAGCTAAGGCAACTATTCTTTTTGTTATCTCATTCGATAAAATAAAATTTTGCCCTAGACTCTTTTTTGGCTTCAGTGAAAATTTTTTCATATGATCTTAGTATGCAGTATTTTAAAAATTAGTTGACGAAAATTCATCAATAATTGTATATTGTTAGTGTATTTAATGCCGGCTTAGCTCAATTGGTAGAGCAACTGACTTGTAATCAGTAGGTTGTCAGTTCAAGTCCGACAGCCGGCACTCTTATCCATACAAGTAAAGTTGATGTCCTTTTTAATAGTAGCAAATTGGAAAATGAATGGAACACGTTCTTCATTTGTTGACTTTATAGGCAAACTTAACAACAAGAGCAACGAAATTACCTCTAAATTAGTAATTTGCCCTCCTTTTACATCATTTCCAAGCAGTATAGAGTTGAACAATAATATTAAAATAGGAGGACAGAATTGCCATCATAAAGAGTTCGGTTCTTACACAGGTGAAATTAGTGCAGGAATGTTGAAGGAACTAGGATGTAGTTACGTAATACTTGGACATTCTGAAAGGGCTCATGAAAAAGATAGTGAAATAAAACTCAAATCGAAAACAGCAATAGAATCAGGATTACACCCAATCATCTGTGTAGGTGAAAATTTAGAAGATTATAAAAATAAAAAAACAAAAGAAGTAATAGAATATCAATGCAAAAACCGTTTGCCAACACAAGGTGAATATACCATAGCATACGAACCGATATGGGCAATAGGAACAGGAAATGTGCCAAATAATGACGCAATTGCTGAGGTGATAGAGATAATAAAATTTTGTACTGGTAAAAAACACATTATATATGGTGGCTCAGTCAGCTCAGAAAATATAGAAAACTTGCTCAGTATTCCAAATTTATTAGGAGTTTTAATTGGTAGTGCAAGCTTAGATTTTGATCACTTTTATAAAGTTATACAACAAGTTGAGAAAAAATTTTCTCTTATCAATTCTAAAAGTAGATAAAAGGGAATTACTTACTATAGGAATAGGGCTATCACGGGCGTCTCAGCAGATTCCGCTAACGCGTATCCCTCGTCATAACGTCACGGTATCCGCTAACACGTAGCGAGATGTCGGTTGTCAGAGTGACACTGGGATCCAGAAGACTTAATTTCAACCAAATAATAAAGGCTGGATTCCAGCGTCGCGCGCTGGAATGACATCTTTCTTGGTGAACTCAAATCACAATGTTCGTACGGTTGTGGGCTTATAGCTTAGAAAATTAACGATATTTTATTTCCCGGTGAACGCTCTATTTTGTTTTCCAACTCTAGTTCCAAAAGAGCCATTAGAGCTATGTTGGTAGAAAGTCCACTTGCTAATATAAGTTCATCTATATCAACAGGTACTATAATGCACCCCATAAACTAGACCAAAAAAAAATGGTTGATCCGAGTAGGAAGGTAAAGGGGTAAAAGTATGGCAACAAAAAAATATGAACCAGAGTTAAAAGCAAAGATAGCTTTGGAAGCAATAAAAAATCAAAAAAGCACAGCTGAGATATGTAGTGAATATAAAATACCATCAACAAATCTATATGATTGGCGTGATAGAGTATTGGCAAGGTTAAAAGACCTATTTGTTGAAGAAAGTGAAAGTGCGAGAAAACAAAGAATCTTAGCGCAAGAAATAGAAAGTTTACATAAAGTAATAGGAGAATTGACAGTGGAAAATAGCTATTTGAAAAAAAAATTACTGAAATAAGCAAAAAAGATAGAGTAAGGTTTATAGAAAAAGATTCTGATCTGTCAATTAGGAAACAGGCTGATTTATTGGGGATTTGCA contains:
- the guaB gene encoding IMP dehydrogenase yields the protein MKKMEACYSFDDVLLLPAYSDVLPRDADTRTYLTNNIELNIPLISSAMDTVTESGFAIAIAQHGGIGCIHKNLSIDEQVLEVRRVKKYESWIVYNPITISPDKTVAEAVSLMREYNYSGIPVVDQRKLVGILTNRDVRFIEDQNMNIKVSEVMTKDKLVTVREQAVNSASAMKLLHANRIEKLLVVDENSCCIGLITVKDIEKYNRYPNSCKDSKGRLRVAAAIGTGKKDGIERCEALIEEEVDVVIVDTAHGHSQNVISTIKEIKKMYPNTQLIGGNITTKEAAEALIDAGVDAVKVGIGPGSICTTRIVTGVGMPQFSAIKNIAEVCKEKEVRLIADGGIKYSGDVAKAIAAGADTVMIGSIFAGTEESPGEIIMYKGRAYKEYRGMGSISAMKRGSASRYFQDSKLDLVPQGVEARVPFKGPASGVICQLIGGLQAAMGYTGNRNIEEMKKNCKFITITSSGLRESHAHDIIITQEAPNYAYQASNLSSDSE
- the rsmA gene encoding 16S rRNA (adenine(1518)-N(6)/adenine(1519)-N(6))-dimethyltransferase RsmA yields the protein MKKFSLKPKKSLGQNFILSNEITKRIVALAGSLKDFNVIEIGPGYGALTREILAYNPKFLLSIEKDSSLVKHHEQLLNEHQGKYRIIEADALNVVEKELVECPVKVIANLPYNISVALFLKWLNNIKFFTSLTLMFQKEVAERITAEPSSKDYGSLSVLSQLLCDIKKEFDIEPKEFFPRPKVYSSVITVKPLPTPRFAVNLETLTKLTRAVFAQRRKMLRNSLQSITSDVSTTLENAKLSGDERPESLTIEQFCLLANNVILR
- a CDS encoding triosephosphate isomerase, which translates into the protein MSFLIVANWKMNGTRSSFVDFIGKLNNKSNEITSKLVICPPFTSFPSSIELNNNIKIGGQNCHHKEFGSYTGEISAGMLKELGCSYVILGHSERAHEKDSEIKLKSKTAIESGLHPIICVGENLEDYKNKKTKEVIEYQCKNRLPTQGEYTIAYEPIWAIGTGNVPNNDAIAEVIEIIKFCTGKKHIIYGGSVSSENIENLLSIPNLLGVLIGSASLDFDHFYKVIQQVEKKFSLINSKSR